Proteins encoded together in one Canis aureus isolate CA01 chromosome 21, VMU_Caureus_v.1.0, whole genome shotgun sequence window:
- the LOC144293275 gene encoding olfactory receptor 4C11-like yields MVMNSTVNEFILFGLTQDPRKQKAIFGVFLMLYLATLLGNFLIVVTIKRSRTLGSPMYFFLFYLSFTDACLSTTIIPRLIVDAISQRKTISYNECMTQVFSAHFFGCMEIFVLIVMAFDRYVAICKPLRYTTIMNRHVCSVLVILGWVGSCIHSSAQIVLALRLPFCGPNVIDHYFCDLQPLLKLACMDTYVINLLVVSNSGAICTVSFIILLISYVIILYSLRNYSAEGRRKALSTCTSHFIVVVLFFGPCIFIYTRPATTFPVDKVVAVFYTIGAPLLNPLIYTLRNAEVKNAMKKLWCNKV; encoded by the coding sequence ATGGTGATGAATAGCACTGTGAATGAATTCATTCTGTTTGGCTTGACACAGGAtccaagaaaacagaaagcaataTTTGGCGTCTTCTTGATGCTTTATCTTGCCACACTGTTGGGAAATTTTCTCATTGTAGTGACTATTAAAAGAAGCAGGACCCTTGGGAgtcccatgtacttcttcctatTTTACCTGTCCTTTACTGATGCTTGCCTCTCTACAACCATTATCCCCAGATTGATTGTGGATGCCATTTCTCAGAGGAAGACCATTTCCTACAATGAGTGCATGACTCAGGTCTTTTCAGCCCACTTCTTTGGATGCATGGAAATCTTCGTGCTGATCGTCATGGCTTTTGATCGCTATGTAGCCATTTGTAAGCCCTTGCGATACACAACCATCATGAACAGGCATGTCTGCAGTGTGCTGGTGATTCTGGGTTGGGTGGGATCCTGTATCCACTCTTCGGCACAAATTGTCCTGGCTTTGAGATTGCCTTTCTGTGGTCCCAATGTGATTGATCACTATTTCTGTGACTTGCAGCCCTTGTTGAAACTTGCTTGCATGGACACTTATGTAATAAATTTGCTAGTTGTTTCTAACAGTGGAGCCATATGCACGGTGAGTTTCATAATCCTGCTTATCTCCTATGTTATCATCTTGTACTCTCTGAGAAACTACAGTGCAGAAGGAAGGCGAAAAGCCCTTTCAACCTGCACCTCCCATTTTATTGTGGTTGTCCTATTTTTTGGCccatgtatattcatatatacacgTCCGGCAACCACATTTCCAGTAGACAAGGTGGTGGCTGTGTTTTATACCATTGGGGCACCCTTGCTCAACCCTCTGATCTATACACTGAGGAATGCAGAAGtgaaaaatgccatgaaaaaGTTATGGTGTAACAAAGTGTGA